The Punica granatum isolate Tunisia-2019 chromosome 4, ASM765513v2, whole genome shotgun sequence genome has a window encoding:
- the LOC116205923 gene encoding transmembrane protein 184C-like translates to MDFSNLDAGQITLLSSALCVMLSMHFTVQLLSQHLFYWKNPKEQKAIIIIILMAPLYAVDSFIGLLDIRGSKAFFMFLDSVKECYEALVIAKFMALMYSYLNISISGNIVPDEIKGREIHHSFPMTLFQPRTVRLDYRTLRLLKYWTWQFVIIRPVCSILMISLQILGIYPSWLSWTFTIILNVSVSLALYSLVLFYHVFAKELAPHKPLAKFMCIKGIVFFCFWQGVVLEILVAMGVIKSHHFWLDVEHIEEAIQNVLVCLEMVVFSVLQQYAYHVSPYSGEVESKYNLKKNE, encoded by the exons ATGGACTTCAGTAATTTGGATGCTGGTCAGATCACGCTTCTCAGTTCGGCGCTCTGCGTGATGCTGAGCATGCATTTCACAGTGCAGCTCCTGTCACAGCATCTCTTTTACTGGAAGAACCCCAAAGAGCAAAAGGCCATTATAATCATCATCCTCATGGCACCCTTGTATGCTGTTGACTCGTTCATCGGCTTGTTGGATATACGTGGAAGCAAGGcgttctttatgttcttggaCTCTGTCAAGGAATGCTATGAAGCTCTG gTGATTGCCAAGTTTATGGCTCTTATGTATAGTTACTTAAACATCTCTATCAGCGGAAATATTGTGCCTGATGAGATCAAGGGCAGGGAAATTCACCATTCATTCCCAATGACGCTTTTCCAG CCTCGCACTGTTCGATTAGACTATCGTACTCTTAGGCTTCTCAAATATTGGACGTGGCAGTTTGTCATCATCCGCCCAGTGTGCTCCATTCTGATGATATCTCTTCAGATCCTTGGGATCTACCCGAGTTGGTTAAGCTGGACATTCACAATAATTCTCAATGTTTCTGTTTCTCTGGCCCTGTATTCTCTAGTTCTGTTCTATCATGTTTTCGCTAAGGAGTTGGCCCCACACAAGCCTCTTGCAAAGTTCATGTGCATCAAAGGCATAGTGTTTTTCTGCTTCTGGCAG GGGGTGGTGCTTGAGATTCTAGTTGCAATGGGAGTCATCAAGTCCCATCATTTCTGGTTAGATGTCGAACACATCGAGGAGGCCATACAGAACGTATTGGTATGCCTCGAGATGGTCGTTTTCTCTGTTCTCCAACAGTATGCCTACCATGTTTCTCCATACAGCGGAGAGGTCGAATCAAAGTATAATCTAAAGAAGAATGAGTGA
- the LOC116204668 gene encoding G-type lectin S-receptor-like serine/threonine-protein kinase At1g61370 translates to MIFVYYSLLLFLLSRSVPSVALYSVSSSEPLFPNQTLVSSSLNFELGFFSPNGSNNRYVGMWYKNFIPSKVVWVANRDRPLPFKDQLVSLTIGSDGNLRLLDGARNVVWSTNVSMKSKGSTAALLDTGNLVLRDGDSGNIIWESFDYPTDTLLPGMKTGINVKTGEKQYLVSWKTDIDPSPGNFSLGMTPEVPPQPFIWNGPDPHWRGGQWDKSKFIGIADMDMTYLNGYNVQQDIQQGTTYFSFSVSNNISFDYLFISSEGYCELVDWDDEVGEWHHGWKAPRDRCEIYGTCGPFGICNASALPICRCLDGFTPKSQEEWELGNWMGGCHRIKELQCGRDPNSAASIALGGIQNDYFLKLSQMKLPDVSTYVPFLDAGDCQDWCLNNCSCLAYSYIDTIGCMVWFDELMDIQSFNISGEDLFLRLAFDERENGTGNDQNNIGSSTKIIISLTTISAIIALGAGIYFRYRWRANKKVKIRKEEKEDLLSDLPMIDFKSILVATSNFSIRNKLGQGGFGPVYKGMLQDGKEVAVKRLSSSSGQGMEEFKNETILISKLQHRNLVKLIGCCIEGEEKILVYEYLPNKSLDTILFDPRRKGKLTWEKRFDIIQGVAKGLLYLHRDSWLRVIHRDLKASNILLDEKMNPKISDFGLARNFQTTQDLVNTRRVVGTLGYMSPEYAMGGMFSEKSDVYSFGVLMLEIISGKRNTSFCYLGRTLNLLSYAWQLWEEGRGVEILDEAISVNSIASRPEVVKCIWIGLLCIQDQATDRPNMPSIVLMLSGESDLPDPKPPTLTSFQSPMDHEIRDQQEGTLSINTMTRTVIDGR, encoded by the exons ATGATCTTCGTGTATTATTCCCTTCTCTTATTCCTTTTGTCTCGGTCAGTTCCGTCGGTTGCGCTTTATAGTGTTTCCTCATCGGAGCCACTCTTCCCAAATCAAACTCTCGTCTCCTCAAGCCTGAACTTTGAGCTTGGCTTCTTCTCACCAAATGGTTCGAATAATCGCTACGTTGGGATGTGGTATAAGAACTTTATACCCTCCAAGGTTGTCTGGGTAGCCAATCGAGACCGTCCACTCCCTTTCAAGGACCAGCTTGTGAGTTTAACaataggaagtgatggcaaTCTGAGACTTCTCGATGGGGCGCGAAATGTTGTGTGGTCAACAAACGTTTCCATGAAGTCAAAGGGCTCGACTGCGGCACTTCTGGACACGGGCAACCTCGTGTTGAGAGATGGGGATTCAGGAAATATCATATGGGAGAGCTTTGATTATCCTACCGACACACTTCTGCCTGGCATGAAGACAGGAATAAATGTCAAAACTGGAGAGAAACAGTACTTGGTTTCGTGGAAAACCGACATCGATCCGTCGCCAGGAAATTTTTCCTTGGGAATGACTCCGGAGGTTCCACCGCAGCCATTCATTTGGAATGGACCAGATCCTCATTGGAGAGGTGGTCAATGGGATAAATCGAAGTTTATCGGGATAGCTGACATGGATATGACATATTTGAACGGGTATAATGTCCAACAGGACATTCAACAGGGGACTAcatattttagtttttcagTCAGTAACAATATTTCTTTCGACTACCTGTTCATTTCATCAGAAGGGTATTGTGAGTTGGTCGACTGGGATGATGAAGTAGGAGAGTGGCACCATGGCTGGAAAGCACCCCGAGATCGTTGCGAGATCTATGGAACCTGCGGACCTTTCGGAATATGCAATGCCTCTGCCTTGCCCATCTGCAGATGTTTAGATGGATTCACACCTAAATCACAAGAAGAGTGGGAATTAGGAAACTGGATGGGTGGTTGCCATAGGATAAAGGAATTGCAATGCGGAAGAGATCCAAATTCAGCAGCATCAATAGCATTGGGGGGCATTCAGAACGATTACTTTTTGAAATTAAGCCAGATGAAACTGCCGGATGTTTCAACCTATGTACCTTTCTTAGACGCTGGGGATTGCCAGGATTGGTGCTTGAATAACTGTTCCTGCCTAGCTTATTCATATATAGACACCATAGGATGTATGGTTTGGTTCGACGAACTTATGGACATTCAAAGCTTCAACATTTCCGGCGAAGATCTGTTCCTTCGGCTTGCATTTGACGAAAGAG AGAATGGGACCGGAAATGACCAGAACAACATAGGCTCAAGTACGAAGATCATCATCAGCCTCACAACCATTTCCGCCATCATTGCCCTAGGAGCTGGTATATATTTTAGATACAGGTGGAGAGCTAATAAAAAAG TGAAAATCaggaaggaagagaaagaagatTTGTTATCTGATTTACCAATGATCGATTTCAAAAGCATATTAGTTGCAACAAGCAACTTCAGCATCAGGAACAAACTCGGGCAAGGAGGATTTGGCCCCGTCTATAAG GGAATGTTACAAGATGGTAAGGAAGTTGCAGTGAAGAGGCTTTCGAGTAGCTCAGGTCAAGGAATGGAAGAATTCAAGAATGAGACCATACTGATATCGAAGCTTCAGCACCGGAATCTTGTCAAGCTCATAGGTTGCTGCattgaaggagaagaaaagaTCTTAGTCTATGAGTACTTGCCAAATAAGAGCTTGGATACAATCCTTTTTG ATCCGAGGAGGAAGGGAAAACTTACTTGGGAGAAGCGCTTCGACATTATCCAAGGAGTAGCTAAAGGGTTATTGTATCTCCATCGCGATTCTTGGTTAAGAGTCATCCATCGAGACCTCAAAGCTAGCAATATTCTCCTTGATGAAAAGATGAATCcgaaaatttcagattttggATTGGCACGAAACTTCCAAACTACTCAAGATTTGGTGAATACCCGTAGGGTTGTGGGAACACT CGGGTACATGTCTCCAGAATATGCTATGGGTGGAATGTTTTCCGAGAAATCCGATGTCTATAGCTTTGGGGTCCTGATGTTAGAAATTATCAGCGGCAAGAGGAATACGAGCTTCTGCTACCTCGGAAGAACTCTCAATCTTCTTTCATAT GCATGGCAGCTCTGGGAGGAAGGGAGAGGGGTGGAGATCCTTGATGAGGCAATATCGGTTAATTCCATTGCTTCCCGGCCAGAAGTAGTGAAATGCATATGGATCGGCCTTCTCTGTATTCAGGACCAAGCCACAGACCGACCCAACATGCCGTCCATAGTTTTGATGCTTTCTGGCGAATCCGATCTCCCAGACCCGAAACCTCCCACTCTCACCAGTTTTCAGAGCCCGATGGATCATGAAATCCGTGATCAGCAAGAGGGCACTCTATCCATCAACACAATGACTCGAACTGTAATAGACGGTCGATAG